The Gossypium raimondii isolate GPD5lz chromosome 2, ASM2569854v1, whole genome shotgun sequence genome segment acatgggctaGGCCAGATTGGCCGTGTGGGTTTTGGGCTAGGTCGTATGGACGACACGGGAAGGGCTAACCCAggattctaaaattttccctagggtcgcacGAGTTGTTTCGGTCTACTGTGGGCCTACagtagggtcggtaagggccAACCAAACCCTAATTCATGAGATCTGATATTCTGATAGTCTAATCTAAGTAGGCACTGATAGGTATGTCTGACTGTTCTATTTGAGTATATATGTTATCTATATatgagcatgttaagcatgttaatTCTGTTAATTCTTTATTATGTATCTGTGTATGGGGTGGGATCTggatatgtggaggaagtgatctgtacgGTGACCtttcgcctatattctggcagcttgaTTGCATATTATTCTATTATGTGtcgcatcgacactatatggtgtgttaggataagtgggtgtttttaaccctaCATGGTGTGATGCGATggtcgaagatggtgtgtagaggacgAGGGtagcattttaaatatttgttttgtttatctAATTCTGATATCTGTATTTGTTATGAATTTAGGTCTGAAAATGTATTTGAGTATATATGAAATTCTGTTTATGTTGCATGACTATTTTTGTTGGGTTACGCACTGATtttatgaaaactcacatctgtttgtctgttctgtttAGGTAATTCACAGACTTAGGCGGGTCAGTACGACGAaggctcagcggtgaccactcgacagagaaatttttttagtaatatcaattttattttaaaatctagttTTTCTTGACAGTTTGTACTTTTTGGGACTCTTAGGACTATAGGGTTTTAACTTTTGGATTCAgattttgttttgctttcttttctgCAGTATTAACAAATGCTTTTTGGAAACATGAGCTTggtttcaaataatattataaactcaatttttttggATATTAAGACTTTGATTGGTAAACTAATAAAACGATAGATTTTAacttaaaagatataatttaacCCTTCTGTGTAACATACCCAGATTCGGCGATAACGTCTAAGCCAGGtcaggggtgttacatttattggtgtCAAAGCCAAGTTGCAAAACTCAGgccgtgaattttgggttccaaaattgtgttttgaaaaagaattggttttcaaataatttggataattttgagtAATTATGTGGTTCACCGAGTCTCCGGTGCCGATCTTGTAAGTATCTCTGAATTTAGAACATATTGTAGTTAGTACTTTTTGAAATTGTACTAAGTTAGTTAGCGACTAAAACCTCTGAAATACTTTTGAACTTCTGataatttaagcataaaatatctACTAATAAAACTGAAAcagatgcataaaattttataatgtagataaaCATGAAAATACGATGAGCACTTGTGGAACTTGTGGCCGTGGTATTCGTGGGCACGGTGGGCACTGTAGAGGGCTCGAGTTGAGTCTTTCTCTTTAGGCAGTATGCCAAATTTGGACACGAGTAAGACACTGATTTCACCTACTATTGAGACTAGGTCTCAAAGCCGATCGACTAGGGACGACACACTGTCCCAAGCTATGTTAAGGGTTTTAGAGAGGGTCGTTGGACTCCATTCTGAATCTAGAGGTCGTGGGTCAGTAATTAAATAACTCCAGTCCAATGGAGTTAAGTTGTTTAGGGGCATCACTGGAGTCACCCCTACTATGGCTGAGTGCTGGTTAGAGGACACTGAGGGAATAATGAATGATATCGACTGAACTCTTAAGCAGAAATTGAATGTTGCAGTTTCTTTGTTTCGCGATaaggcatatcagtggtggttgTCAGCTGAGGAGGGTACTCAACCGGATCATCTGAATTGGGATTATTTTAAGACTGCCTTCTAGGGAAAGTATGTGGGGCAAGCTATGTCTATGCTCGTAGGAGTGAGTTCATGAATCTTACGTAAGGTGATAAAtctgtggccgagtatgaggccgaGTTTCGAGTATAAGAAATGTATCTATTTTGAGGACAGCTTGAGGGATGGTCTGAGGGTATTGATTGCTCCACAGAGGGAGCGAGAGTTTGTAGTTCTTGTGGATAAGGCGAAGATCGCTGAGGAGGTTAAGTGCGCAGAGCGCCAGAATAGAGACCATGAGAGAggtaagaataagagggattcggaGCCCTCTAGTTCTATTCAGAGGCCTAAAAAATGGGTCAGACATGATGGGCTTGTTGGAGTGGGACCTTGTTGCTCCTATTGGGATTTAGCCTTGTGATGATTGTGGTAGGCGTCATCCGGGGGAGTGTTGAAAGAGATTAGGGGCTTGTTTGTGGTGTGGGTCATTGGAGCGCCGAATTAAAGAGTGTCTAGATCATCCTAATTAGATGCAAGCTTCGAGACTGGGTTTTGTTTAGCCTTAAAAGGAAATATAACAGCTACCTAAGGGCCGTGGACTGcctaggggtggtaatggtatgggcCAAGTACACTGAGCACGGGTAGAGGTGCTAATCAGACTAAAATGAGGTAGCCTGCACTGGTCTTTGTAGGGGGCACCGGTTCTGTTTGTGAAGAAAAATGATGTTACCATGAGGATGTGCATCGACTACTGAGATTTGAATAAACTGACTATGAAGAATAAATACCCATTTCCGAGGactgatgatttgtttgatcagtttcgtGGGGATACGATATtctcaaaaatagatttctattctGGGTATCATCAACTTAGAGTTACAGAAGCTCcgagttcctagttatgcccTTTGGATTGACAAATGCTCTAACTACATTCATGGATCTAATGAACCAATTTTTTCAGTCGTATCTGGATCAGTTCGTGATAGTCTTCATCGACAATATTCTGGTGTACTTTAAGATTGaagatgagcatgatgagcatcttagagtagtgCTTTAGATACTCCAAGAGAAACAACTCTATGCTAGGTTgattaaatgtgaattctgaTTGCGAGAGGTAACATTTCTGGGGCTGTGGTTTCTACTTAAGGGATCCGAGTTGATCCTAGAAAAATTGAGGCTGTGCTTGATTGGAAACAACCTAGGAACGTCTCTGAGATCTGCAGTTTTTTGGGTCTTGCGGGTTATTATCGAAGGTTTGTTGAGGGGTTCTCATTGATTGTAGCTCCTCTGACTAAGCTTCTACATAAGACTGTTCCTTTCGTCTGGACTGAAGCGCAACAGTCGAGCTTTGAGAAGTTCAAGTTTGTTTTGACTTAGGCTCCTATTCTGATACAACCTGAATCTGGTAAGGAGTTTGTGCTGTATAGTGATGCATCGTACGTTAATTTGGGATGTGTTATTATGCAAGACGGcaaggttgtggcttatgcgTCCCGATAGCTTAAGTCACACGAGGGAAATTATCCGACACACAATCTCAAGTTAGCAGCTATGGTGTTTACGTTAAAGATGTGGaggcactatctgtatggtAAGAGGTGTATTATGTACACATATCACAAGAGGCTCAGGTACCTCCTtactcaaaaggagttgaatcttaggcagcaTCATTGGATTGTGTTCCTCAAGGATTGTGACTGTACAATAGAGTATCATCCCGATAAAGCCAATGTGGTGGCTAATGCTCTCAGTTGTAGAGCAATGAATAATTTGAGGGCGATGTTCCCTTATCTCaatttgtttgatgatggagATCTGTTAGCTGAGTTTCAAGTTAAGCTCCATTGGATTGGGCAGATTCGGGAAAAGCATTT includes the following:
- the LOC128034109 gene encoding uncharacterized mitochondrial protein AtMg00860-like; protein product: MRPSFEYKKCIYFEDSLRDGLRVLIAPQREREFVVLVDKAKIAEEVKCAERQNRDHERGIRVDPRKIEAVLDWKQPRNVSEICSFLGLAGYYRRFVEGFSLIVAPLTKLLHKTVPFVWTEAQQSSFEKFKFVLT